CTTTGATTGTGGCGCCAAGGTGGTTGGCTTGTCCCGTTAGGTCGGCAGCTTCATGGTAGTCGGCAGCGGGTGTCTTGAATGCAGAGTTGCGGAGGTAGCACCAGAGGACGGTTGCCATGCCGAGTTCATGCGCCATTTCAAAGGCCTTGCTGACCTCGACAATCTGGCGGTCGCTTTCAGCGGAGCCAAAGTAGATGGTTGCACCTACTGCCACGCAGCCCATCTCATGCGCTTGTTTAACCGAACCGAAGATGATCTGGTCGTGCTTGTTTGGGTAGGTGAGAAGCTCGTTATGGTTGAACTTCATGAGGAAGGGAATTTTGTGCGCATACTTGCGCGCTACAGAGCCGAGCACGCCGAGTGTAGTGGCTACAGCGTTGCAGCCCCCTTCCATGGCAAGTTTGATGATATTTTCGGGGTCGAAGTAGTCGGGATTTGCAGCAAAGGAGGCGCCAGCGGAGTGTTCGATTCCCTGGTCGACGGGAAGAAGAGAGAGGTAGCCAGTGCCTGCAAGTCTTCCGTGGTTATACATCGCCTGAAGGCTTCTTAAAACGCGGATGTTGCGGTCGGACGGTGCAAAGATGCGATCGATCCAGTCTGGTCCTGGAATGTGTAGCTTCTCTTTTGGCACAGTCTTGCAGACGTGGTTCAAAAGTAGATCTGCTTTGGGTCCAAGTAGCTTGCTTATCTTCTCTTTTGACACGGTCTATCTCCTATTTCTCATCTCATTCATGTGAAGTTCGATCTCTTCTAGGCTCTTGCCTTTCGTCTCAGGAACATATCTCTTAATTGCAAAAAAAGCGATCAGCGAAATGGCTGCAAAGAGCAGAAACACTCCTGCGCTCCCCATAAACTTAATCATATCCAGGAAGGTAATCGCAATCAGAAAGTTGAAAAACCAGTTGGCCGCTGTTGCGATGCTCATCGCTCTTCCTCTGACAGAGAGAGGGTAGATCTCAGCAAGAATCAGCCAAGGGATTGGGCCCATGCCGAGTGCAAAGAAGGCGACGTAGCTCATCAGCGTGACGACGGCGATGGGGCCTACTTGAGGCAGCTTCATGAAGAGGGATCCCGACAAAATTAGTAGGCTGATAAGCATCCCTAGAACCCCGATGAGAAGTAGAGGTCTTCTTCCTGCGCGGTCGAGCAGTTTTAAAGCGAGGAAGGTAGTTAAAACGTTAATGACACCAATGCCCATTGTGGCAAGCACCGAGGTCGCATCGGAGCCAAATCCAGCTTCGATAAAGATCTTTGGTGCGTAGTAGATCACTCCGTTGATCCCGGTGATCTGTTGAAGAACGCTTAACATGACTCCCACAAAGAGCGCGAACTTGACGCTAGGCGTAAAAAGTCGGTGCCACGAGGAGTCTTTGCGCGGAGAGGCCACTCTCTTCATCTCAGCGAGATGAGACTCCCACGACTTATCCTTGCGAAGCTTTTGCAGCACATCTTTAGCACTATCTTCTGTGCGGTGGGCAAGCAGCCATTCTGGAGTGTCGGGAAGAAAGATCATTCCCAGCATGAGCAGTCCTGAAGGAATCATTCCGACCGCGAACATCGCTCTCCAGTTTCCCGTATCCAGAAAAAGGTAGTTCACCACATACGCAGTGAGAATCCCGATCGTGCCGACAAACTGGTTGGTTGCAACGATCGCTCCCCTCTTAGAGGGCGGAGAGATCTCTGCGAGATAGAGTGGTGCTGCAAGCGAGATAAAGCCCACCCCAAAACCGGTTAAAAGGCGTCCCAGCAAGATCATCGTAAGATCAGCAGCGGAGGCGGTGGTAGCTGCACCAATTGTGAATACAAGCCCAGTGATGAGGATCATCCGCTTTCTACCGAAGTAGTCGGAGAGCGTCCCAGCAAAAATGCTGCCGACTCCCGCTCCTAGAAGTAGAAGGCTGACGATTAATCCCTCTTGCAAAGGTGTGAGTAGGAATTTTTTCTGGAGCACTCCGAGCGCTCCCGAGACTACAGCTGAATGGAAACCGAAGAGAAATCCACCTAGTGAGACTGTAACGATTGCGATCCAGCCATATGCTGAAAGCCTTTCAGAACTCTTTGCTCGTGTCATGCCGGTTGTAGCCTCTTATTCATGCGCTGTAAAAGCACGCCTTTTTCTTTCTTAAGTTCACTCTCGCTTTTATAACCCATGCGCTCATAGAAGCCCACCTTGTCTTGCGGCGCAAAGAGATATATTTCTGTGAAACCCTTTTTAATAAGAGCCTGCTCTAATGTGGAGATGAGTTTTCTGCCGAAGCCTCTGCCTTGATGTTCCTCACTTAAAGCCATCTCATGGAGCTTT
Above is a genomic segment from Chlamydiales bacterium containing:
- a CDS encoding class I fructose-bisphosphate aldolase, with the protein product MSKEKISKLLGPKADLLLNHVCKTVPKEKLHIPGPDWIDRIFAPSDRNIRVLRSLQAMYNHGRLAGTGYLSLLPVDQGIEHSAGASFAANPDYFDPENIIKLAMEGGCNAVATTLGVLGSVARKYAHKIPFLMKFNHNELLTYPNKHDQIIFGSVKQAHEMGCVAVGATIYFGSAESDRQIVEVSKAFEMAHELGMATVLWCYLRNSAFKTPAADYHEAADLTGQANHLGATIKADIVKQKLPTNNGGFKALKFGKETPDMYTKLCTDHPIDLCRYQVVNGYMGRIGLINSGGPSGKDDLAQAVETAVINKRAGGMGLISGRKAFQKPLKEGVELLNAIQDVYLCKEISLA
- a CDS encoding sugar porter family MFS transporter; protein product: MTRAKSSERLSAYGWIAIVTVSLGGFLFGFHSAVVSGALGVLQKKFLLTPLQEGLIVSLLLLGAGVGSIFAGTLSDYFGRKRMILITGLVFTIGAATTASAADLTMILLGRLLTGFGVGFISLAAPLYLAEISPPSKRGAIVATNQFVGTIGILTAYVVNYLFLDTGNWRAMFAVGMIPSGLLMLGMIFLPDTPEWLLAHRTEDSAKDVLQKLRKDKSWESHLAEMKRVASPRKDSSWHRLFTPSVKFALFVGVMLSVLQQITGINGVIYYAPKIFIEAGFGSDATSVLATMGIGVINVLTTFLALKLLDRAGRRPLLLIGVLGMLISLLILSGSLFMKLPQVGPIAVVTLMSYVAFFALGMGPIPWLILAEIYPLSVRGRAMSIATAANWFFNFLIAITFLDMIKFMGSAGVFLLFAAISLIAFFAIKRYVPETKGKSLEEIELHMNEMRNRR
- a CDS encoding GNAT family N-acetyltransferase, which translates into the protein MMKFCFITPDDVEYPHELMLRWEVLLKPLGLPPGNELIDEEKGSLHLVAVEKKKLVGCVLFFPEGESSGKLHEMALSEEHQGRGFGRKLISTLEQALIKKGFTEIYLFAPQDKVGFYERMGYKSESELKKEKGVLLQRMNKRLQPA